From the genome of Polyodon spathula isolate WHYD16114869_AA unplaced genomic scaffold, ASM1765450v1 scaffolds_189, whole genome shotgun sequence:
NNNNNNNNNNNNNNNNNNNNNNNNNNNNNNNNNNNNNNNNNNNNNNNNNNNNNNNNNNNNNNNNNNNNNNNNNNNNNNNNNNNNNNNNNNNNNNNNNNNNNNNNNNNNNNNNNNNNNNNNNNNNNNNNNNNNNNNNNNNNNNNNNNNNNNNNNNNNNNNNNNNNNNNNNNNNNNNNNNNNNNNNNNNNNNNNNNNNNNNNNNNNNNNNNNACCCGGGTTACCTGGTGAAGTTCTGGATGCACACCCCGTACTTGGTGGCGGTGTAGCTCCGCCCCACCTGAACTCTGAACTCGGGGTCAAAGAGCAGCACGAAGGAGACGACCCCGGCTTCAGGCTTCATGTAGAGAAGAAAGGAATCCTTCACAACCAGCCAcctgagagaggaggagaggagatagagggggagaggggaggggagggggagaggagagaggaggggaggggagagggagagagaggggggggagagggagagagacaggacgaggaggagagaggagggagggagaggagagggcagatagatagaggggagaggaaagaggaggggagaggagaggagaggagagagggcgagagggagaggagagagggagaggtttTACTACCATCCCTGATCAAGCCACAGTTTCCAGTGTGTAACTCACACTAGGTCTGCTCCGATCTTTTGGGGACCCCCTCACCTGCGGGACCAGCGGTAACAGAACTGGTGGTGTCCAAAGCAGTTGAGCCCCTGAATTCGGTGACCCCCGGATCTCTTCAAGATCGACCCCtctctgagagacagagagagatgacagaaactgtaattaaaaaacatcacacacacacacacacacacacacacacacacacacacaccgctcaGAGCGTCAGATGCGTCTAGGAAAAAACACCGCCTGCCCAGAAATACACCAACAGTGACTCTGCCGACTGCCAGTTTCTGAGAAAGACACAAACAGTTCTGAGAACCccgagccagttctgaggttctgTTCCAGTTCTAAAAGGCTGCATTGTCTACCAGGTGCATTTCTACCAGTCAGTCTGGGTCCATGGACAGCAGGTGTGCAAATCTAAGCACGCCAGATGGGCCTGATCTCTGATTTCcatttatatacctgcctgcacgAAAACACCTCGGACTTTTCCCTAAAGATTTTCAGCGCCAGCGGTTTGATTTCACACGCACAGAAGCAAACACTACAGGAGGGGAGGGGGCTGTCCAGTCCAACACAGCTGCACACTGCTGTAAGAGCTTCACATGGAGGGGACCACAGCGCCTGTGGGACACACGTCCACTGCAA
Proteins encoded in this window:
- the LOC121308080 gene encoding phospholipase D1-like; this translates as MNFCRNFHHMMEFLDVSPLSFIKDLGAKGLEGSILKRSGGHRIQGLNCFGHHQFCYRWSRRWLVVKDSFLLYMKPEAGVVSFVLLFDPEFRVQVGRSYTATKYGVCIQNFTR